The Halobellus sp. MBLA0158 genome has a window encoding:
- a CDS encoding aldehyde ferredoxin oxidoreductase C-terminal domain-containing protein, translating to MLHAKGPLCTVDLSDRTATRTDIDDLLAETIGGRATATHLAHDRIPFDADPFGPENRAYLSTGPLQHSRMSFTGRMNMTALSPLTDGLCSSNAGGYLSRNFGDTGISVLELVGESDDLLAVHVRDDGVTFEEVPELEGALVPEVSDYAEEHYDLGPEHCVAIGPAGENLVRFASVMTFDSRAFGRGGFGAVLGSKNVKLVTFEGDARPPVEVPEGVAADVHRAAATADDSMKRQGTAGGTEFINDNFSLPTRYFDEYEFEHAAAIGGNAVEAKKYEKAACSQCAFACKLPTRDEEAGVETEGPEFETIYSFGSSQGVGDLVEVMKANELCDQYGMDTISAGVTVAAYLASEDEFGNAELAQDVTERIARREGVGDLLAEGVHRVHDDLGVADMTMKGMEFAAHDGRVLHGLGLQYAVANRGGDHLYGEMMGLTYGGVIEAEGTTDKVGTLVEQENYCAFRDSAIVCAFSGQYIDEETFEALFDADYDDLLDVGAGVIERERHFNNRRGYDRADDELPYDLPDVDAAIRDYYDARDWTDEGVVPDARFGAGGAQAPADD from the coding sequence TCGCTCACGATCGGATCCCGTTCGACGCCGACCCGTTCGGCCCGGAGAACCGCGCGTACCTCTCGACGGGGCCGCTCCAGCACTCGCGGATGAGCTTCACCGGGCGGATGAATATGACGGCGCTGTCGCCGCTGACCGACGGCCTCTGCTCGTCGAACGCGGGGGGCTACCTCTCGCGGAACTTCGGCGACACGGGGATCAGCGTGCTCGAACTGGTCGGCGAGAGCGACGACCTGCTGGCGGTCCACGTCCGCGACGACGGCGTGACCTTCGAGGAAGTGCCCGAACTGGAAGGGGCGCTCGTCCCCGAGGTGAGCGATTACGCCGAGGAACACTACGACCTCGGCCCGGAACACTGCGTCGCGATCGGTCCCGCGGGGGAGAACCTCGTGCGGTTCGCCAGCGTGATGACCTTCGACTCGCGGGCGTTCGGCCGCGGCGGCTTCGGCGCGGTCCTGGGTTCGAAGAACGTGAAACTGGTCACCTTCGAGGGCGACGCCCGCCCGCCGGTCGAGGTGCCCGAGGGCGTCGCCGCCGACGTCCACCGCGCGGCCGCCACCGCCGACGACTCGATGAAGCGCCAGGGGACCGCGGGCGGCACGGAGTTCATCAACGACAACTTCTCGCTGCCGACCCGGTACTTCGATGAGTACGAGTTCGAACACGCCGCCGCCATCGGCGGCAACGCCGTCGAGGCAAAGAAGTACGAGAAGGCGGCCTGCTCGCAGTGCGCTTTCGCGTGCAAGCTGCCGACCCGCGACGAGGAGGCCGGAGTCGAGACCGAGGGCCCCGAGTTCGAGACGATCTACTCCTTCGGGTCGAGCCAGGGCGTCGGCGACCTCGTCGAGGTGATGAAGGCGAACGAGCTCTGCGACCAGTACGGGATGGACACCATCTCCGCGGGCGTCACCGTCGCGGCCTACCTCGCCAGTGAGGACGAGTTCGGGAACGCCGAGCTCGCCCAAGACGTCACCGAACGGATCGCCCGCCGGGAGGGCGTCGGCGACCTGCTCGCGGAGGGCGTCCACCGCGTCCACGACGACCTCGGCGTCGCGGACATGACGATGAAGGGGATGGAGTTCGCCGCCCACGACGGGCGCGTCCTCCACGGGCTCGGCCTCCAGTACGCCGTCGCGAACCGCGGCGGCGACCACCTCTACGGCGAGATGATGGGCCTCACCTACGGCGGCGTCATCGAGGCCGAGGGGACGACAGACAAAGTGGGGACGCTCGTCGAACAGGAGAACTACTGCGCGTTCCGCGACTCCGCGATCGTCTGTGCGTTCTCGGGGCAGTACATCGACGAGGAGACCTTCGAGGCGCTGTTCGACGCCGACTACGACGACCTCCTCGACGTCGGCGCCGGCGTGATCGAGCGCGAGCGCCACTTCAACAACCGCCGCGGGTACGACCGCGCCGACGACGAACTCCCGTACGACCTCCCCGACGTCGACGCCGCCATTCGGGACTACTACGACGCGCGCGACTGGACCGACGAGGGAGTCGTGCCGGACGCCCGGTTCGGGGCCGGCGGGGCTCAGGCGCCCGCCGACGACTGA
- a CDS encoding ubiquitin-like small modifier protein 1, giving the protein MRVECGFFGPFREPVGTKTVVVDTDADTVGELLGELEARYAGLEGELRDGEGLAGDVVVTLNGRHVQHDEGTKTPLSEGDVLRVTTAVYGG; this is encoded by the coding sequence ATGCGAGTCGAGTGCGGCTTCTTCGGGCCGTTCCGCGAGCCCGTCGGGACAAAGACGGTCGTCGTCGACACCGACGCCGACACCGTCGGCGAACTCCTCGGCGAGCTCGAAGCGCGGTACGCGGGGCTGGAGGGAGAGCTCCGGGACGGCGAGGGCCTGGCCGGCGACGTCGTGGTGACGCTGAACGGCCGACACGTCCAGCACGACGAGGGGACGAAGACGCCGCTGTCGGAGGGCGACGTGCTGCGCGTGACGACGGCCGTCTACGGCGGATAG
- a CDS encoding 2Fe-2S iron-sulfur cluster-binding protein — protein sequence MAETVPLTVVDGDAETVVEVERGANLREALRERGFSVYGTVSRHANCGGRGLCATCTVEVDPAPEPTHWHDAAAVRFGYPRLSCQITVTEPMTVRLLDKRVWGQILPRRRDGSEDGGDTPGGD from the coding sequence ATGGCCGAGACGGTCCCGCTCACGGTCGTCGACGGCGACGCGGAGACGGTCGTCGAGGTCGAACGCGGCGCGAACCTCCGCGAGGCGCTCCGCGAGCGCGGCTTTTCGGTCTACGGGACGGTCTCGCGGCACGCCAACTGCGGCGGTCGTGGGCTCTGTGCGACCTGCACCGTCGAGGTCGATCCCGCGCCGGAGCCGACCCACTGGCACGACGCCGCCGCGGTCCGGTTCGGCTACCCCCGGCTCTCTTGCCAGATCACGGTCACGGAGCCGATGACGGTCAGGCTCCTCGACAAACGCGTGTGGGGACAGATCCTGCCGCGGCGGCGCGACGGGAGCGAGGACGGCGGCGACACGCCCGGTGGCGACTGA
- a CDS encoding DEAD/DEAH box helicase, whose translation MKVAEVVPEFADAFGFDEFNRMQREAAPAILERDENVVAAAPTASGKTALAELAICRTLADGGTALFVAPLRALTNEKESEWERFEELGYSVYVVTGERDLNPRRAERADILVMTPEKTDSATRKHDSARYSFVADVDCVVIDEVHLLDSDTRGGVLEVTVSRLRRICDPRIVALSATMPNIEDVAAWLDAAPETTFEFGDEYRPVDLHAGVKTYSHGDNAFADKYRRLYTALDLAEEHIREDGQALVFVSSRQDAVRAAGKSRDVIAERDIPMGARGDYDFHTEAKELDDDALAKGVPDGVAFHHAGLSKDDRDRVESWFKEGKIQLLFSTSTLAWGVNLPARCVVIRDTKYHDPLEGEVDISPLDILQMLGRAGRPGYDDVGYGWVVCDRADADKYRRLLRDGKEIESRLAEDLDSHLNAEIAMGTIRDLDDVLSWLETTFYYRRAQSKPDEYDFAHLRDRVRETLESLVDRGFVEMGEDLSVGGTALGRLASKYYLRLETAERFRDLCARETIDADGVLETVAGAAEFRSVSARQSESDAVDAVLSDVATDLEDGPRKVLAILHAGMQNSTPADLRSDAWIIRQNALRLLSALREFLAEFAGPRAANLARRVEARVEHGVPREAVGLTAVDGIGPNRARTLATGGLRSPADVADAGTDELERAGLSAGVAERVVENARSHPAIDVSWGDFPDSVAAGENELCEVVVRNRGGGAAVGVRVTVNDVEMTTKEAYLSESLSVPVGVFGADADELEYAVEVTFPEAPLYPVRATRTVAVE comes from the coding sequence GTGAAGGTCGCCGAGGTCGTCCCGGAGTTCGCCGACGCCTTCGGCTTCGATGAGTTCAATCGGATGCAGCGGGAGGCCGCGCCGGCGATCCTCGAACGCGACGAGAACGTCGTCGCGGCCGCGCCGACCGCTTCCGGCAAGACGGCGCTCGCGGAGCTGGCGATCTGTCGCACGCTCGCCGACGGCGGCACCGCGCTCTTCGTCGCGCCCCTGCGCGCGCTCACGAACGAGAAGGAATCCGAGTGGGAGCGCTTCGAGGAACTCGGCTACTCGGTCTACGTCGTCACCGGCGAGCGCGATCTCAACCCCCGCCGCGCCGAGCGCGCGGACATCCTCGTGATGACGCCCGAGAAGACCGACTCCGCGACGCGGAAACACGACTCGGCGCGTTACTCCTTCGTCGCCGACGTCGACTGCGTCGTCATCGACGAGGTCCACCTGCTGGATTCGGACACCCGCGGCGGCGTGCTCGAAGTGACCGTCTCGCGACTCCGCCGGATCTGCGATCCCCGGATCGTGGCGCTGTCGGCGACGATGCCCAACATCGAGGACGTCGCGGCGTGGCTCGACGCGGCCCCGGAGACGACATTCGAGTTCGGCGACGAGTACCGCCCGGTCGACCTCCACGCGGGCGTGAAGACCTACTCCCACGGCGACAACGCCTTCGCCGACAAGTACCGGCGGCTCTACACTGCCTTGGATCTCGCCGAAGAGCACATCCGCGAGGACGGCCAGGCGCTCGTGTTCGTCTCCTCGCGGCAGGACGCCGTCCGCGCGGCCGGCAAATCGCGGGACGTCATCGCCGAGCGCGACATCCCGATGGGCGCCCGCGGCGACTACGACTTCCACACCGAGGCCAAGGAACTCGACGACGACGCGCTCGCGAAGGGCGTCCCCGACGGCGTCGCCTTCCACCACGCGGGGCTCTCGAAGGACGACCGCGACCGCGTCGAGTCGTGGTTCAAGGAGGGCAAGATCCAACTGCTCTTCTCGACGTCGACGCTCGCGTGGGGCGTGAACCTCCCCGCGCGCTGCGTCGTCATCCGCGACACGAAGTACCACGACCCGCTGGAAGGCGAGGTCGATATCTCGCCGCTCGACATCCTCCAGATGCTCGGGCGCGCGGGGCGGCCGGGCTACGATGACGTCGGCTACGGCTGGGTCGTCTGCGACCGCGCGGACGCCGACAAGTACCGGCGCCTGCTCCGGGACGGCAAGGAGATCGAGTCCCGACTCGCGGAGGACCTCGACTCCCACCTCAACGCCGAGATCGCGATGGGCACGATACGGGACCTCGACGACGTGCTCTCGTGGCTGGAGACGACGTTCTACTACCGGCGCGCGCAGTCGAAGCCCGACGAGTACGACTTCGCGCACCTCCGCGACCGGGTGCGGGAGACGCTGGAATCGCTCGTCGACCGCGGCTTCGTCGAGATGGGCGAGGACCTCTCGGTCGGCGGGACGGCGCTCGGCCGCCTCGCCTCGAAGTACTACCTCCGGCTCGAAACCGCAGAGCGCTTCCGCGACCTCTGCGCGCGGGAGACGATCGACGCTGACGGGGTCCTGGAGACGGTCGCGGGCGCCGCGGAGTTCCGCTCGGTCTCGGCCAGGCAGTCCGAGTCCGACGCCGTCGACGCGGTGCTCTCGGACGTCGCGACCGACTTAGAGGACGGCCCCCGGAAGGTGCTGGCGATCCTCCACGCCGGGATGCAGAACAGCACCCCCGCGGACCTGCGCTCGGACGCGTGGATCATCCGGCAGAACGCCCTCAGGCTCCTCTCGGCGCTCCGGGAGTTCCTCGCCGAGTTCGCGGGCCCGCGGGCGGCCAACCTCGCGCGCCGCGTCGAGGCCCGCGTCGAACACGGCGTCCCGCGGGAGGCGGTCGGGCTCACCGCCGTCGACGGCATCGGCCCCAACCGCGCGCGGACGCTCGCGACGGGCGGGCTCCGCAGTCCCGCGGACGTCGCCGACGCCGGCACCGACGAACTCGAACGGGCCGGGCTCTCGGCGGGCGTCGCCGAGCGCGTCGTCGAGAACGCCCGCTCGCACCCCGCGATCGACGTCTCCTGGGGCGACTTCCCCGACAGCGTCGCCGCCGGCGAGAACGAGCTGTGCGAGGTCGTCGTCCGCAACCGCGGCGGCGGCGCGGCGGTCGGCGTCCGCGTGACGGTCAACGACGTCGAGATGACGACGAAGGAGGCGTACCTCTCGGAGTCGCTTTCGGTCCCGGTCGGCGTCTTCGGCGCCGACGCCGACGAACTGGAGTACGCCGTCGAGGTGACGTTCCCCGAGGCGCCGCTGTATCCGGTGCGCGCGACGCGGACCGTCGCCGTCGAGTAG
- a CDS encoding HAD family hydrolase, with protein sequence MDGVLVDSETYWHRFEDEWVFAAAIEGGDPAHEEVTGMPYYEIYDYLDREYGTTVTKDEFVAAYQDRAESLYGEDVRLTEGIPALFDSLRAEGRPLAIVSSAPQSWIAIVRERFDLGPLDLVLSAEDIDEPGKPEPHIYERAAAELGAEPADCVVIEDSLNGIEAAVRAGAYTVAFRTTHNAELDLSRAEVVADGPEGLRRVFLGSE encoded by the coding sequence ATGGACGGCGTGCTCGTCGACTCGGAGACGTACTGGCACCGCTTCGAGGACGAGTGGGTCTTCGCGGCGGCGATCGAGGGCGGCGACCCCGCCCACGAGGAGGTGACGGGGATGCCGTATTACGAAATCTACGACTACCTCGACCGGGAGTACGGGACGACCGTGACGAAGGACGAGTTCGTCGCGGCCTACCAGGACCGCGCCGAGTCGCTGTACGGCGAGGACGTGAGGCTGACCGAGGGGATCCCGGCGCTGTTCGATTCTCTCAGAGCCGAGGGCCGACCGCTCGCGATCGTCTCGTCGGCGCCGCAGTCGTGGATCGCGATCGTCCGCGAGCGGTTCGATCTCGGCCCGCTCGATCTGGTGCTGAGCGCCGAGGACATCGACGAGCCGGGGAAGCCCGAACCGCACATCTACGAGCGCGCGGCCGCGGAACTCGGCGCCGAGCCCGCCGACTGCGTCGTGATCGAGGACTCGCTCAACGGCATCGAGGCCGCCGTGCGGGCGGGCGCCTACACCGTCGCGTTCCGCACGACGCACAACGCGGAGTTGGATCTCTCGCGCGCGGAGGTCGTCGCCGACGGCCCCGAGGGACTCAGGCGGGTCTTCCTGGGGAGCGAGTAG
- a CDS encoding DUF91 domain-containing protein, which translates to MSETIRVFAGDCTTTFDGARDCARTHRGRVAVVVKPDRTVLVHDADGYQPVAWLTRPDSLTVETDSGGFGLVARADDQTLRVVANESSGWVEYPVTEAGVPVGSHPETGEPLVRAGGAVVGLDSDARFPLPAGATVLDDTCDECGLPTIRAEAGDAFELCLDRSCASLDDAVRERFDRAWTCPDCGSDLRIIRRGGRLLAGCDAYPDCETAFSIPAGVVVDECACGLPVFETARGRRCLDGICDRFAG; encoded by the coding sequence ATGTCCGAGACGATCCGCGTCTTCGCCGGCGATTGCACGACGACCTTCGATGGCGCCCGCGACTGCGCCCGCACGCACCGCGGCCGCGTCGCGGTCGTGGTCAAGCCCGACCGCACCGTGCTGGTCCACGACGCCGACGGCTACCAGCCCGTGGCGTGGCTGACGCGCCCCGATTCCCTGACGGTCGAGACCGACTCCGGGGGCTTCGGCCTCGTCGCCCGCGCCGACGACCAGACCCTCCGCGTCGTCGCCAACGAATCTTCGGGCTGGGTCGAGTACCCGGTCACGGAGGCGGGCGTGCCGGTCGGCTCGCACCCGGAGACGGGCGAGCCGCTGGTCCGCGCGGGCGGCGCCGTGGTCGGTCTCGATTCGGATGCCAGATTCCCGCTCCCGGCGGGCGCGACCGTCCTCGACGACACCTGCGACGAGTGCGGTCTACCGACGATCCGCGCGGAGGCCGGCGACGCCTTCGAGCTCTGTCTCGACCGCTCGTGTGCGTCGCTCGACGACGCCGTCCGCGAGCGGTTCGACCGCGCGTGGACCTGTCCGGACTGCGGCTCGGACCTCCGGATCATCCGCCGGGGCGGCCGCCTGCTCGCCGGCTGCGACGCCTACCCGGACTGCGAGACGGCCTTTTCGATCCCCGCTGGCGTCGTCGTCGACGAGTGCGCCTGCGGGCTCCCGGTCTTCGAGACGGCGCGGGGCCGGCGATGTCTCGACGGGATCTGCGACCGCTTCGCGGGGTGA
- the endA gene encoding tRNA-intron lyase: MEGTLADGVVRVGGDARQRFYDSRGYGRPLDRNRIELAPVEAAHLLARGDLDAVVDDERDGDGGASRRLDFRAYLARTGATLRFAVYKDLRDRGFYLSPARAEWPGVGGDAAGSDDVDFVVYPRGEGPWDDEIAYRIRVAGEREPVRADSLGGVTLAVVDEDGELTYFETDREPDLVADAEGEPAHDVPAGSDRTVAPDADAEPSLPEGVAADLLGDRVVCYGDADALYERRFYGQRLFGRNAEEGPIQLSLVEGAYLAQRGVVDADPAAVVALGREVEGERFDRRLRTYADLRDRGVVPKSGFKFGADFRVYAEFTDVDSLSHSTDLVRVVAPDHVFYPRDLSLDVRLAGGVRKRMVFALTAANGEIDWLSVARLTP; the protein is encoded by the coding sequence ATGGAGGGGACACTGGCCGACGGGGTGGTCCGCGTCGGCGGCGACGCCAGACAGCGGTTCTACGACTCCCGGGGCTACGGCCGGCCGCTCGACCGGAACCGCATCGAACTGGCGCCCGTCGAGGCCGCCCACCTGCTCGCGCGCGGCGACCTCGACGCCGTCGTGGACGACGAACGCGACGGCGACGGCGGCGCCTCGCGCCGCCTCGACTTCCGCGCGTACCTCGCCCGGACGGGCGCGACGCTCCGCTTCGCGGTCTACAAGGACCTCCGCGATCGGGGCTTCTACCTCTCGCCCGCCCGCGCGGAGTGGCCGGGCGTCGGCGGCGACGCGGCCGGCTCCGACGACGTCGACTTCGTCGTCTACCCCCGCGGGGAGGGCCCCTGGGACGACGAGATCGCCTACCGGATCCGGGTCGCGGGTGAGCGCGAGCCCGTCCGCGCGGACTCCCTCGGCGGCGTCACCCTCGCGGTCGTCGACGAGGACGGCGAGCTGACGTACTTCGAGACCGACCGCGAGCCCGACCTCGTCGCCGACGCGGAGGGGGAGCCCGCCCACGACGTTCCCGCAGGCAGCGATCGGACCGTCGCTCCCGACGCGGACGCCGAGCCGTCGCTCCCCGAGGGGGTCGCCGCCGACCTCCTCGGCGACCGCGTCGTCTGCTACGGCGACGCCGACGCGCTCTACGAGCGGCGGTTCTACGGCCAGCGGCTGTTCGGCCGCAACGCCGAGGAGGGGCCGATCCAGCTCTCGCTCGTCGAGGGCGCGTACCTCGCCCAGCGCGGCGTCGTCGACGCCGACCCCGCGGCCGTGGTCGCGCTCGGCCGGGAGGTCGAGGGCGAGCGCTTCGACCGCCGCTTGCGGACCTACGCGGACCTGCGGGACCGCGGCGTCGTCCCCAAGAGCGGCTTCAAGTTCGGGGCGGACTTCCGGGTGTACGCCGAGTTCACGGACGTCGACTCGCTCTCGCACTCGACGGACCTCGTGCGCGTGGTCGCGCCGGATCACGTCTTCTACCCGCGGGACCTCTCGCTCGACGTCCGGCTCGCCGGCGGGGTCCGGAAGCGAATGGTTTTTGCGCTCACCGCGGCCAACGGCGAGATAGACTGGCTCTCGGTTGCCCGACTCACCCCGTGA
- a CDS encoding tryptophan--tRNA ligase gives MTRDHDAPEREAADDEQTRPARPDGGADADSAAGADDVALDPWGSSTIADYRKLFEEFGIGEFDDVLAEVPNPHYLMRRGVIFGHRDYEPVAEALREGEEAAVLSGFMPTGDPHIGHKLVFDEIIWHQEQGADAYGLIADLEAHSARGMSWEEIDEHARDYLLSLLALGFDPEEGELYRQSENRELQDLAFELGSKANFSEFQGIYGFDGETNVSHMQSVVTQMADILYPQLEEPKPTVIPVGPDQDPHVRFARDLAARMRFFGVTEAYASFELDDAERALVGAVYEEREAYAEEPDRPRCEEAGAWLAELDDADLDELGVVVDDRVRESAVDKLDNSGMEPLRPRVRFLDLNATDEAFESLVEAIDGEKRRYDEHVDAFDLDPEAAEELAREVELDHGGYGFVPPSSIYHRFMTGLTGGKMSSSIPASHISLLDDPEEGYDKVKAATTGGRDTAEEQRELGGKADECPVYELYAYLLAGDDDEFAKEVYDECVGGERLCGGCKEQAAELMREFLEDHQEKREEVEALLDDLDISLTSSRRGVAPGDD, from the coding sequence ATGACACGAGACCACGACGCTCCCGAGCGCGAGGCGGCGGACGACGAGCAGACGCGACCGGCGCGTCCGGACGGCGGCGCGGACGCCGACAGCGCCGCCGGCGCCGACGACGTCGCGCTCGACCCGTGGGGCTCTTCGACGATCGCCGACTACCGGAAGCTCTTCGAGGAGTTCGGCATCGGCGAGTTCGACGACGTCCTCGCGGAGGTCCCGAACCCCCACTACCTGATGCGCCGGGGCGTCATCTTCGGCCACCGCGACTACGAGCCCGTCGCCGAGGCGCTGCGCGAGGGCGAGGAGGCGGCCGTCCTCTCGGGCTTCATGCCGACCGGCGACCCCCACATCGGCCACAAGCTGGTCTTCGACGAGATCATCTGGCACCAAGAGCAGGGCGCCGACGCCTACGGGCTGATCGCCGACCTGGAGGCTCACTCGGCCCGCGGGATGAGCTGGGAGGAGATCGACGAGCACGCCCGCGATTACCTCCTCAGCCTGCTCGCGCTCGGCTTCGACCCCGAGGAGGGCGAGCTCTACCGCCAATCGGAAAACCGGGAGCTTCAGGACCTCGCCTTCGAGCTCGGCTCGAAGGCGAACTTCTCGGAGTTCCAGGGCATCTACGGCTTCGACGGCGAGACCAACGTCTCGCACATGCAGTCGGTCGTGACCCAGATGGCCGACATCCTCTATCCCCAGCTCGAAGAGCCCAAGCCGACGGTCATCCCCGTGGGCCCGGACCAGGATCCCCACGTCCGCTTCGCCCGCGACCTCGCGGCGCGGATGCGCTTCTTCGGCGTGACGGAGGCGTACGCGAGCTTCGAGCTCGACGACGCCGAGCGCGCGCTCGTCGGCGCCGTCTACGAGGAGCGCGAGGCCTACGCCGAAGAGCCCGACCGCCCGCGCTGTGAGGAGGCCGGCGCGTGGCTGGCCGAACTGGACGACGCGGACCTCGACGAACTCGGCGTCGTCGTCGACGACCGAGTGCGGGAGTCCGCCGTCGACAAACTCGACAACAGCGGGATGGAGCCGCTCCGTCCCCGCGTTCGCTTCCTCGATCTCAACGCGACCGACGAGGCCTTCGAGAGTCTGGTCGAGGCCATCGACGGCGAGAAGCGCCGCTACGACGAGCACGTCGACGCCTTCGATCTCGATCCCGAAGCGGCCGAAGAATTAGCGAGGGAGGTCGAACTCGACCACGGCGGCTACGGCTTCGTCCCGCCGTCGTCGATCTACCACCGATTCATGACCGGCCTCACTGGTGGAAAAATGTCGTCGTCGATTCCGGCCTCGCACATCTCCCTCCTGGACGACCCCGAGGAGGGCTACGACAAGGTGAAGGCCGCGACGACGGGCGGCCGCGACACCGCCGAAGAGCAGCGCGAACTCGGCGGGAAGGCCGACGAGTGTCCCGTCTACGAGCTCTACGCGTACCTGCTCGCGGGCGACGACGACGAGTTCGCGAAGGAAGTCTACGACGAGTGCGTCGGCGGCGAGCGCCTCTGCGGCGGCTGCAAGGAGCAGGCCGCCGAACTGATGCGGGAGTTCCTCGAAGACCACCAGGAGAAACGCGAGGAGGTCGAAGCACTCCTTGACGACCTGGACATCTCCCTGACGTCGTCGCGGCGGGGCGTCGCGCCGGGCGACGACTGA
- a CDS encoding amphi-Trp domain-containing protein, whose protein sequence is MPEEVLFESESTQDRAAIASYLREVAEKLESGGAITLSAGGQSITMDPPATAAFEVKAEREGPTEGNGELSIEFEIEWKEGASEAAGGDLSIE, encoded by the coding sequence ATGCCGGAAGAAGTCCTCTTCGAGTCCGAGAGCACCCAGGACCGAGCGGCGATCGCGTCGTACCTCCGCGAGGTCGCCGAGAAGCTAGAGTCGGGCGGGGCGATCACCCTCTCCGCGGGCGGGCAGTCGATCACGATGGATCCGCCCGCGACGGCGGCCTTCGAGGTGAAGGCCGAGCGCGAGGGGCCCACAGAGGGGAACGGCGAACTCTCCATCGAGTTCGAGATCGAGTGGAAGGAAGGCGCGAGCGAGGCGGCCGGCGGCGACCTCTCGATCGAGTAG
- the pheS gene encoding phenylalanine--tRNA ligase subunit alpha, translating to MKLPESQVAALNAASATDETPIDRLAEEAGLKPETATQAVFELRDEGLLEVTERESVEYELTDEGAEYVESGLPEVRLYRTAVEAGTDDAPAQMGRIIGASGLEGPEIDIALANFGRKGYGDIDSGELSADPDADADDDPEAAALAALAEGGAVDDVDADVLDQLVSRNLLDRHERVVRTITLTDAGVTALMEGIETAETVDRLTPEMLTSGEWQDVEFTEYNVEADAPEVRGGKTHVLRQTAERVKDVLVGMGFQEMEGPHADADFWINDCLFMPQDHPARTHWDRFALDVPPIEHLPEDLVDRVESAHREGVGEDGDGYHSPWSEDFARAVALRGHTTSLSMRYLSGTEVGELEPPQRYFSVEKVYRNDTLDATHLLEFFQIEGWVMAENLSVRDLMGTFVEFYEQFGITDIQFKPHYNPYTEPSFELFGKHPTTGELIEIGNSGMFRDEVLEPLGVEHDVMAWGLALERLAMLTTGAEDIRDLHGTLADLDFLRGAEVTY from the coding sequence ATGAAGCTCCCCGAATCACAGGTCGCGGCGCTGAACGCCGCGAGCGCGACGGACGAGACGCCGATCGATCGACTCGCCGAGGAGGCGGGCCTGAAGCCCGAGACCGCGACGCAGGCGGTCTTCGAGCTCCGCGACGAGGGCCTGCTTGAGGTCACAGAACGCGAGTCGGTCGAGTACGAACTGACAGACGAGGGCGCCGAGTACGTCGAGTCGGGCCTCCCAGAGGTGCGGCTGTACCGCACCGCCGTCGAGGCCGGCACCGACGACGCCCCGGCGCAGATGGGCCGAATCATCGGTGCCTCGGGCCTTGAAGGCCCTGAGATCGACATCGCCCTGGCGAACTTCGGCCGGAAGGGCTACGGCGACATCGACAGCGGCGAGCTCTCGGCCGATCCCGACGCCGACGCGGACGACGACCCCGAGGCAGCCGCGCTGGCCGCGCTCGCGGAGGGCGGGGCCGTCGACGACGTCGATGCCGACGTCCTCGATCAGCTCGTCTCCCGGAATCTGCTGGACCGCCACGAGCGCGTCGTCCGGACGATCACACTAACCGACGCGGGCGTCACCGCGCTGATGGAGGGCATAGAGACCGCCGAGACGGTCGACCGGCTCACGCCCGAGATGCTCACCTCCGGCGAGTGGCAGGACGTGGAGTTCACCGAGTACAACGTCGAGGCCGACGCGCCCGAGGTCCGGGGCGGCAAGACCCACGTCCTCCGCCAGACGGCCGAGCGCGTGAAGGACGTCCTCGTCGGGATGGGCTTCCAGGAGATGGAGGGCCCCCACGCCGACGCGGACTTCTGGATCAACGACTGCTTGTTTATGCCGCAGGACCACCCCGCGCGGACCCACTGGGACCGCTTCGCGCTCGACGTGCCGCCGATCGAGCACCTCCCCGAGGACCTGGTCGACCGCGTCGAGTCCGCCCACCGCGAGGGCGTCGGCGAGGACGGCGACGGCTATCACTCGCCGTGGTCGGAGGACTTCGCCCGCGCGGTCGCGCTCCGCGGCCACACCACGTCGCTGTCGATGCGCTACCTCTCGGGGACGGAAGTCGGCGAACTCGAACCCCCGCAGCGGTACTTCTCCGTCGAGAAGGTCTACCGCAACGACACGCTGGACGCGACCCACCTGCTGGAGTTCTTCCAGATCGAGGGCTGGGTGATGGCTGAAAATCTTTCAGTCCGGGATCTGATGGGCACCTTCGTGGAGTTCTACGAGCAGTTCGGCATCACCGACATCCAGTTCAAACCGCACTACAACCCCTACACCGAGCCCTCCTTCGAGCTGTTCGGCAAGCACCCCACCACGGGCGAACTCATCGAGATCGGCAACTCCGGGATGTTCCGCGACGAGGTGCTCGAACCGCTCGGCGTCGAACACGACGTGATGGCGTGGGGCCTCGCCCTGGAACGACTGGCGATGCTGACCACCGGCGCCGAGGACATCCGCGATCTGCACGGCACGCTAGCTGATCTGGACTTCCTCCGCGGCGCGGAGGTGACCTACTGA